A genome region from Nocardia sp. NBC_00565 includes the following:
- a CDS encoding DUF3117 domain-containing protein, with the protein MAAMKPRTGDGPLEATKEGRGIVMRVPLEGGGRLVVELTPDEAAALGDELKSVTS; encoded by the coding sequence ATGGCGGCCATGAAGCCCCGCACCGGGGACGGTCCCCTCGAGGCAACCAAGGAAGGGCGTGGAATCGTAATGCGGGTTCCACTCGAGGGTGGCGGGCGTTTGGTCGTTGAGCTCACGCCGGATGAAGCGGCAGCGCTCGGTGACGAACTGAAGAGTGTCACCAGCTGA
- a CDS encoding lytic transglycosylase domain-containing protein, translating into MGRHRKQSPATIKRSSVIALTGLVPAGLVAVAASDGGSANQSASSVLQHVSGDDQDDQGPRPEVAAEPEAATEFVAHAMAKQVPSAPPVVKTVALPDGRQPAALPPGPLGVPGVAVAAYQNAERTLAAENPVCGIPWYLLAGIGRVESTHAFGGKADTDGNPLTPVYGPVLDGSLSGNHVIRDSDGGALDGLSGYDRAIGPMQFLPETWKHYAADGNGDGIADPQNLFDAALTAGKYLCDGGLNMRDLTQQTRAILRYNNSMAYVANVMAWAGSYASGIAPKPGDLPRI; encoded by the coding sequence GTGGGGCGTCACCGTAAACAGTCGCCTGCGACCATCAAGCGCAGCTCCGTTATCGCATTGACCGGATTGGTTCCCGCTGGACTCGTGGCAGTCGCCGCATCCGACGGGGGCAGCGCCAATCAGAGCGCATCTTCTGTCCTGCAACATGTTTCGGGGGACGATCAGGACGACCAGGGGCCCAGACCCGAGGTCGCCGCGGAACCGGAAGCGGCGACCGAATTCGTCGCGCACGCCATGGCAAAGCAGGTGCCCAGTGCGCCGCCGGTGGTGAAAACCGTTGCGCTGCCGGATGGTAGGCAACCGGCGGCATTGCCGCCCGGCCCGCTCGGCGTTCCCGGCGTCGCCGTCGCGGCCTACCAGAACGCCGAACGTACGCTCGCCGCGGAGAATCCGGTCTGCGGCATCCCGTGGTATCTACTCGCCGGCATCGGCCGGGTCGAGTCGACGCACGCCTTCGGTGGTAAGGCGGACACGGACGGGAATCCGCTGACGCCGGTCTACGGACCGGTGCTCGACGGCAGCCTCTCGGGCAACCACGTCATCCGCGATTCCGACGGCGGCGCGCTGGACGGACTCAGCGGATACGACCGCGCGATCGGCCCGATGCAGTTCCTGCCGGAGACCTGGAAGCACTACGCCGCCGACGGCAACGGCGACGGTATCGCCGATCCGCAGAACCTCTTCGACGCGGCGCTGACCGCCGGAAAGTACTTGTGCGACGGCGGGTTGAACATGCGCGATCTCACCCAGCAGACCCGCGCGATTCTGCGCTACAACAACTCCATGGCCTACGTCGCCAATGTGATGGCGTGGGCCGGGTCCTACGCCTCGGGCATCGCACCGAAGCCCGGTGACCTGCCGCGAATCTGA
- a CDS encoding DUF1003 domain-containing protein: MSEKSPARQRLETPLEYRFRFDYDAEALARSSERVARFLGTGRYLAIQTIVVIIWIVLNVFVLALRWDPYPFILLNLAFSTQAAYAAPLILLAQNRQDNRDRVSLEEDRSRAAQTKADTEFLARELASLRIAIGEVATRDYLRRELEEMREVLDRIEAAESPDRESQADKPAKAPRKKTSGRKPAVDPVSPPVADD; encoded by the coding sequence GTGAGTGAGAAGAGTCCGGCGCGCCAGCGTCTGGAAACGCCGCTGGAGTACCGATTCCGCTTCGACTACGACGCCGAGGCGCTGGCCCGCTCCAGCGAGCGCGTCGCCCGATTCCTCGGCACCGGCCGCTATCTGGCGATCCAGACCATCGTGGTGATCATCTGGATCGTGCTGAACGTCTTCGTGCTGGCGCTGCGCTGGGACCCGTATCCGTTCATCCTGCTCAATCTCGCGTTCTCCACCCAGGCCGCTTATGCCGCGCCGCTGATCCTGTTGGCACAGAATCGGCAGGACAACCGCGACCGCGTGTCGCTGGAGGAGGACCGCTCCAGGGCCGCCCAGACCAAGGCGGATACCGAATTCCTCGCCCGCGAACTCGCGTCGCTGCGGATCGCGATCGGTGAGGTTGCTACGCGCGACTACCTGCGCCGGGAACTGGAGGAGATGCGGGAGGTGCTGGACCGGATCGAGGCCGCCGAATCCCCGGATCGCGAATCACAGGCCGATAAACCCGCCAAGGCGCCTCGCAAGAAAACCTCCGGCCGAAAGCCAGCCGTAGACCCGGTTTCACCGCCAGTTGCTGACGATTGA
- a CDS encoding Mrp/NBP35 family ATP-binding protein — MPVVTEVDVRGALAKVDDPEIRKPITELGMVKSIAIGADSNVHIEVYLTTAGCPLRTEITQRVTKAVADVAGVGAVTVELDVMDDEQRTNLRKQLRGDSADPVIPFAQPGSLTRVYAVASGKGGVGKSSVTVNLAAAMAARGLSVGVLDADIYGHSIPRMLGTDARPTQVERMIMPPQSHNVKLISIAQFTQGNTPVVWRGPMLHRALQQFLADVFWGDLDVLLLDLPPGTGDVAISIAQLIPNAEILVVTTPQPAAAEVAERAGAIALQTRQRIAGVIENMSWLDLPDGTRMDLYGSGGGQAVAERLTRAVGANVPLLGQIPIEQSLRESGDEGTPIVLRDPENPAAKALLEITEKLAVRRRGLAGMSLSIDTTRH, encoded by the coding sequence ATGCCAGTGGTAACGGAAGTGGATGTGCGGGGCGCCCTCGCAAAGGTCGACGATCCCGAGATTCGCAAGCCGATCACCGAACTGGGCATGGTGAAGAGCATCGCGATCGGTGCCGACAGCAATGTCCATATCGAGGTCTACCTGACGACGGCGGGTTGCCCGCTGCGCACCGAGATCACCCAGCGGGTGACCAAGGCGGTCGCCGACGTCGCGGGCGTCGGCGCGGTCACGGTCGAACTAGACGTGATGGACGACGAGCAACGCACCAATCTGCGCAAGCAGCTGCGCGGCGACTCCGCCGATCCGGTGATCCCGTTCGCCCAGCCCGGTTCGCTCACCCGTGTCTACGCGGTGGCCTCGGGTAAGGGCGGCGTCGGAAAGTCCAGTGTCACGGTCAATCTCGCCGCGGCCATGGCCGCGCGCGGATTGTCGGTCGGTGTGCTGGACGCGGATATCTACGGCCACTCGATCCCCCGGATGCTCGGCACCGACGCGCGACCGACACAGGTCGAGCGGATGATCATGCCGCCGCAGTCACACAATGTGAAACTGATCTCGATCGCGCAGTTCACCCAGGGCAATACGCCGGTGGTGTGGCGCGGTCCGATGCTGCACCGCGCGCTGCAGCAGTTCCTCGCCGATGTGTTCTGGGGCGATCTGGATGTGCTGCTGCTCGATCTGCCGCCCGGCACCGGCGATGTCGCGATCTCCATCGCGCAGCTGATTCCGAACGCGGAGATCCTGGTCGTCACCACCCCGCAGCCCGCGGCCGCCGAGGTCGCCGAGCGCGCGGGTGCGATCGCGCTGCAGACCCGCCAGCGGATCGCGGGCGTCATCGAGAACATGTCCTGGCTCGATCTGCCCGACGGCACCCGGATGGACCTCTACGGCTCTGGTGGCGGTCAGGCCGTCGCCGAACGCCTCACCCGCGCGGTGGGCGCGAATGTGCCACTGCTGGGCCAGATTCCGATCGAGCAGTCGTTGCGCGAGTCAGGCGACGAAGGTACCCCGATCGTGCTGCGCGATCCGGAGAATCCGGCCGCCAAGGCGCTGCTCGAGATCACCGAAAAACTCGCCGTCCGCCGCCGCGGTCTCGCGGGCATGTCCCTGAGCATCGACACCACCCGGCACTGA
- a CDS encoding putative RNA methyltransferase yields the protein MSPADPARGALAAVAGLLACPECGSGMESRDRMLRCGHGHSFDVAKQGYVSLLTGASTKMTGDTAAMLDARAAFQGGGHFAPIADAVAAAVAADAPSGPVLDGDAVLEVGAGTGYYLAAALDTVPAIGIALDVAKPAARRGARAHPRAAAILADAWRGLPVRDGALRRVLSVFAPRNPSEVARALTTDGRFVVATPTPRHLAELIGPLAMVTVDPDKDRRLGEAMSGHFTPVERTLVEYSMKLTRADVGNVVAMGPSAHHPTPHLEAIPETLEVTASVQISTYQPKGQALRSPS from the coding sequence GTGTCACCAGCTGATCCCGCACGCGGCGCACTCGCTGCGGTGGCCGGTCTGCTGGCCTGCCCGGAATGTGGCTCCGGTATGGAGTCGCGGGACCGGATGCTGCGCTGCGGACACGGGCACAGTTTCGACGTCGCCAAACAGGGTTACGTCAGTCTGTTGACCGGCGCGTCGACGAAGATGACCGGTGACACCGCGGCGATGCTCGACGCGCGCGCCGCGTTCCAAGGTGGGGGACATTTCGCGCCGATCGCCGATGCGGTGGCCGCGGCGGTCGCGGCCGATGCCCCCTCCGGTCCGGTGCTCGACGGCGATGCCGTGCTGGAGGTCGGTGCGGGCACCGGCTACTACCTGGCCGCCGCGCTCGACACCGTCCCGGCCATCGGGATCGCGTTGGATGTGGCCAAACCTGCCGCCCGGCGCGGCGCCCGCGCCCACCCGCGCGCCGCCGCGATACTGGCCGACGCTTGGCGCGGACTGCCCGTTCGCGACGGTGCGCTGCGCCGAGTGCTCTCGGTATTCGCACCGCGCAACCCGAGCGAGGTCGCCAGGGCCCTCACCACCGATGGCAGGTTCGTCGTCGCCACCCCCACCCCACGCCACCTGGCCGAGCTGATCGGTCCATTGGCCATGGTGACGGTCGACCCGGACAAGGATCGACGACTCGGCGAAGCCATGTCCGGCCACTTCACCCCCGTCGAGCGCACCCTCGTCGAGTACTCGATGAAACTCACCCGCGCCGACGTCGGCAACGTGGTCGCGATGGGCCCCTCCGCCCACCACCCGACACCCCACCTCGAGGCCATCCCGGAGACCCTCGAGGTAACCGCCTCGGTCCAGATCTCGACCTACCAGCCGAAAGGTCAGGCCTTGCGAAGTCCGTCGTAG
- a CDS encoding lytic transglycosylase domain-containing protein, with product MRISAPITVSALVVAGLVATGSATNATQSNTPDKAPEALLAASTGPAATDGTSGNTADVPLSRTVGLLPVTPEMPRKLRAMTPLADGTPLFAGSVPLQDIALPATGGALGIPEIVLAAYRNAELALESSMPGCGLSWSLLAGIGRIESGHAGSGRTDAAGTTVTPIFGPALDGSLPGNEVIKAADGSAVRAIGPMQFLPGTWGRYAADGNGDGIADPHNVFDASLAAGKYLCSGGLNLRDPQQELRAVLRYNNSLSYAANVLSWSAAYRTGGTPSQVRISPDLIPPGTAPIQASPDMLATSTTAPATTTELAPNRATPPTPTQVMIIIPGLPPIPCGIFCPPPAPKPQCDTQQVAPTQLPAPGDLAQSLAALAQTFGAGNGEPKNPQQPAQQQPDPEHPDQQQPPQPQVANCTPAQPNANQPGATQPAPMPDEQIPAQSPGEAAQSTPEKTPEPGLPGAPEPAPTEAATPPPAPGITLPFGIVIPLPAPAQ from the coding sequence ATGCGAATATCTGCTCCGATAACCGTCTCGGCCCTGGTCGTCGCGGGTCTGGTCGCTACCGGCTCCGCCACCAACGCCACCCAGTCCAACACTCCGGACAAGGCACCCGAGGCGCTGCTCGCGGCGTCGACCGGTCCAGCCGCCACCGACGGAACATCCGGCAACACCGCCGACGTGCCATTGTCTCGGACAGTTGGTCTCCTTCCGGTCACGCCGGAAATGCCCCGCAAACTTCGAGCAATGACTCCGCTCGCCGATGGCACACCGTTGTTCGCGGGTTCGGTGCCGTTGCAGGACATCGCGTTACCAGCCACCGGCGGTGCGTTGGGCATTCCGGAAATCGTGCTCGCGGCCTATCGCAATGCCGAACTCGCACTGGAATCCTCGATGCCCGGCTGCGGCCTGTCCTGGAGCCTGCTGGCCGGAATCGGCCGGATCGAATCGGGCCATGCGGGCAGCGGCCGCACCGATGCCGCGGGCACCACAGTGACACCGATCTTCGGCCCCGCCCTCGACGGCTCGCTGCCGGGCAACGAGGTGATCAAGGCCGCCGACGGCAGCGCGGTGCGCGCCATCGGCCCGATGCAGTTCCTGCCCGGGACCTGGGGCCGGTACGCCGCCGACGGCAACGGGGACGGTATCGCCGATCCGCACAATGTCTTCGACGCCTCGCTCGCCGCGGGCAAGTACCTCTGCTCGGGCGGGCTGAACCTGCGCGATCCGCAGCAGGAGCTGCGCGCGGTGCTGCGCTACAACAACTCGCTGTCCTACGCGGCCAATGTATTGAGCTGGTCGGCGGCCTACCGCACCGGCGGCACGCCGAGCCAGGTGCGGATCTCCCCCGATCTCATCCCGCCGGGCACCGCGCCGATCCAGGCGAGCCCGGATATGTTGGCCACGTCCACCACTGCACCGGCGACCACCACCGAGTTGGCACCGAACAGGGCGACCCCGCCGACACCGACCCAGGTGATGATCATCATCCCCGGCCTGCCGCCGATCCCGTGCGGCATCTTCTGCCCGCCGCCCGCGCCCAAGCCGCAGTGCGATACCCAGCAGGTGGCACCCACGCAGCTGCCCGCGCCCGGCGATCTGGCACAGTCGCTCGCCGCACTGGCACAGACCTTCGGTGCGGGCAACGGCGAGCCGAAGAATCCCCAGCAGCCAGCTCAGCAGCAGCCAGATCCCGAGCACCCGGATCAGCAGCAACCGCCGCAGCCGCAAGTCGCCAACTGCACCCCGGCCCAACCGAATGCGAACCAACCGGGGGCGACGCAGCCCGCACCCATGCCCGACGAGCAGATCCCCGCGCAATCGCCGGGCGAGGCGGCGCAGAGCACCCCGGAGAAGACGCCCGAGCCCGGCCTGCCCGGCGCACCCGAGCCGGCACCGACCGAGGCCGCGACGCCGCCGCCCGCACCGGGCATCACGCTGCCGTTCGGCATCGTGATCCCGCTGCCCGCACCGGCCCAGTAG
- a CDS encoding DNA-3-methyladenine glycosylase I: protein MTAEIAGNVVGTTESDGRIRCPWSAGSQLYRDYHDLEWGKPLHGDDTMFERMCLEAFQSGLAWITILRKRPAFRTAFAGFAIDRVAAFGADDVARLLADPGIVRNRAKIDAAIANARVAAALDIGLDELIWSFAPAPRPRPRAVTDVPATTPESVALAKELKRRGFRFVGPTTAYALMQATGMVDDHLADCWVP, encoded by the coding sequence ATGACCGCCGAGATCGCCGGGAACGTGGTGGGGACGACCGAGTCCGATGGCAGGATTCGCTGTCCGTGGTCGGCGGGGTCCCAGCTTTATCGCGACTATCACGATCTCGAGTGGGGTAAGCCGCTGCACGGTGACGACACCATGTTCGAACGGATGTGCCTCGAGGCGTTCCAATCGGGTCTGGCGTGGATCACCATCCTGCGTAAGCGACCGGCGTTCCGCACCGCGTTTGCCGGGTTCGCGATCGACCGGGTGGCCGCCTTCGGTGCTGACGACGTGGCCCGGCTGCTCGCCGATCCCGGTATCGTCCGCAACCGAGCCAAGATCGACGCGGCGATTGCCAACGCGCGGGTCGCGGCTGCGCTCGATATCGGACTCGACGAGTTGATCTGGTCCTTTGCACCGGCGCCACGGCCACGCCCGCGCGCGGTCACCGATGTGCCCGCGACCACTCCCGAATCCGTAGCTCTGGCAAAAGAATTGAAGCGGCGCGGGTTCCGCTTCGTCGGCCCGACAACCGCCTACGCGCTGATGCAGGCGACCGGAATGGTCGACGATCACCTGGCAGATTGCTGGGTCCCGTAG